The genomic interval tctctgcgagcaatcaggagatgccctgttaaggccttctcaccaattttaactgcacccttttgtacacacacctctaacaccacaaatatacactctaacaaacaaacacgcatgcatcacacaaggaatGTTGGACCTTCACCCTTCTGTCCCCTATCCATCCTTGGCGGAGGGGAGTGGGATCCCcaagatttaagatctagagcaggggatcaaactacatcggagcttgggggtgtccaggtctctgTGGTGCGGGTTctggtccttgctctcgagaactagtcctctccaaaactccaccagtgggtgtgcctggtcttTGTTACATCACTCTTCCGGGACCTCTGTTTCTCTTGGGTGCACCTCTTCTCTGCAGGGGTGGGTAGCCCCTTCCTTGCTCCCCACTGGACCTCTCATGGCGGGGGCGGGCAGTTGTCTGGAGCATGTGGGTGGGTttcccttggggggccctgacTCGTACCTAGGGTGGGGCGGAGGGATGCTCGGCGCTGCAgagtggtggtgggctgctcttctggggttGGGAGTCTCTCCGGGGGTGGGGCCCCGCGTTGGCCTTCCTGCTGCGGTGGGGGGACTTCTCTTCTGGCTGgactggggcctgcactctctgtgttcctgtgccttcctggtcttgggtgtggggggcctctgcggcggccCCAcatgccctggtctgggtgcttggcgggattgcccgtCGGGTGGTCTCTCTTCACAGCTcgggtgttggggggtcctggctgcagctgctgtcccggagggggtcttggcgtggggatggccgggcgctctccctcTTTGTACATTCCATCTCCATCCACCTCAgggaaacataaacactcacctgagcacaggtgtcagctcaccttagcactaatagtttgtgtgacagaatgaaaggcttcaTCTGAATGGGTTTATATGATGGAGCTTGTGAGCTGCTGTcacagttgaattgagtacattatgACTAGTTtgaatgtggagactattttggccaacatgtgtgtgtgtaactatagagtgtgtgtagATAGACCCCGCCCATTCAAATTAACTATTATTATATTCTTTTTCTTCAAGAAAACAGTTATTTCGTAATAGAGAGTTACTCTATAAAGTCATTATCTTGAGATAGGTTATAATTTCATAATCTGCAGAACACACAGATACTCCACAGTGATAGTTAGAGCTGTTGCCTCAAAGTGAGAaagccctggttcaaatcccagctgtgtTCTTTtagtgtggagtttgcatgctctccttatgcatttgtgggttttcttcGGGCACTTCGGtatcctcccacagtccaaaaatgtCCTTCATAGGTTAAATGGTTTCTCTAAATTGCCCTTAGATGTGCATGAGATGGTGTGATGGCCCTTCAACAAACTGGCCACCtattcagggtgtaccccactttTGCCCAATAAAAGCTGGGTTGGCTAAAACAGCCTTCTGACCCCAAAATATTGTCGCGCTGTGCTTTTCCGATGATGGCGATTGCGTAACTCTTCAGGACGTGCGTGAGGAGGGAAATCACTTCACGCGACAAGCACTCTTTGCTCAGAACTTTTACTCAACTCGAGCAGGTGAGTACAGATTGTGGCTTTCACAGTACAGATGTATAGTTTCTGCTCGAGCTCTAGCTCGGGCACAGAACAGCAGCGATATCTGTCCATGCCATGAGCGCGAGCACcttctgatatttttctccACCTCCACAAACCTAGTCTCATCTccaagtatcgcgatattacaATTAACCAACAACAAAAAGCCAACAGAGGGTTATTTGCATCACAGTAACTACTTTACAATATATTCAATAGGTTCtgaatatggatggatggatggatggatgatggagggTCAAGTATNNNNNNNNNNNNNNNNNNNNNNNNNNNNNNNNNNNNNNNNNNNNNNNNNNNNNNNNNNNNNNNNNNNNNNNNNNNNNNNNNNNNNNNNNNNNNNNNNNNNNNNNNNNNNNNNNNNNNNNNNNNNNNNNNNNNNNNNNNNNNNNNNNNNNNNNNNNNNNNNNNNNNNNNNNNNNNNNNNNNNNNNNNNNNNNNNNNNNNNNNNNNNNNNNNNNNNNNNNNNNNNNNNNNNNNNNNNNNCGAGAGCAATTACCCCAAACAAAATTGTTACAATAAAACCATGTAAGCACATCATGAAGGAACACAAAAACCAGTGGAATAGCTGAGACACAATACGCCTAAGAAATGCAACtagttcatttcttttttttttttcacacagtGATCACTTGCTAGATTGCGGTTCACCTTTCACAGTTTTGTtggtttgcatgtttttcagaGCAActttgcatatttattttttctgcagcgCACTTTGTTTTgcactctgattggctgttgatgcattcagtttgccaaatctGCAAAAAATCCTCAATCCTGAGCAGATCGTTGTTTTCATTCTACAATACTAGAATTATTATTCCTACCGAGTTTGAATGTtgagacagaaaagtgtgaaaatattttctgtctgGGAAAAGTGTATAAATTATGTAGTGagtttaaataacttaaaatatctgtatttctacttttttcacCTATTGTGATTCAAAGATATAAACAGTGTTCCGCTATTGACAGAACTTTGTCTATGATTTTGAGggtttcaaaaaaataaagaatttactTAACTTTAAGTCTCAAGATTTTACAACATGTCacattattaaaatacaaattttttacCTTTGGTTGTTGTAGTAAGAAAATAATTGCTTCTTCAAAAGGGTCCAGGTGCAACATTTTCAAGTTACCAAGCTTCTCTTGAAATACAGGAAGCGTGAGAACCACAAATCCTTTATTGGCCAGCAGAGCTGCTCTTCTCTCTGACATGATGGTAGATAGATCCAACACGGCAGGGAATGGACCAGTTCCTACAAGAGACAGAAAAGGTTATTTGAATTTGGTCCTCTTTAGTCATGAGATTCAAAAGACCTacactcatttttttcattatgtctTCTATGTAAgatatctgtttaaaaaataacataagacaaattattaatttgttaCGTTTAGCAACATTAGTTTAatcaaatttaacttttgaGTTGAGCAAACCTaacctaaaatattaatttgatgaaaacatgtaaatgtaacaaattaaagaacTTTTGCTGATTGATcctatatttcatttttttcagtccaGGCTCTGGCATTACTGTGAGCCTGAAAGGGATATAGCAGATTATGAAAAGAGATGAAAAACAAGTGAGCTAACTCTGAGCCAAAGTAAGATAAATAGCAGCCATCAATAGcagcagtaaaaataataataataaattatgtcAGATGGATCAGAATaccaaactttcttttttgacattttattttttgctaggATTTGAGAGAAGTTCTTTGGTCTCACCTTTAACCATATGCCCCTAAATGTGGTGTTATTGTTCTATTCTCAAACATTTTCCTACTTTCTATTGATTTCCTTCAATCTAATAGAATGTTATGTACCTGGGGGAGTAAAGAGAACTCCACGAAAGCTCCCTTCTTTCACAGAAACTCGGCTGACCCCGTCTGCCATCAGAAGCCTCTCATTGGTCTCCTCTGCCAGGATCTGGTCTTGTTCTTCTTCATCATGCACAGAGAACTTCACCATGAGAGGCTCTAATGCTTTCTCCTTcatgaaaagtgtgttcagaGTGTGTGGTTTCAGTGTCCTCAGTAGACCCATGGGTTCAACTCCAGCATAACTCCCGCTGAGTGAGGCGTCTCTGACCAGGTCAATGTCTCCATTGCCATCAGCCCTGTAAGTGGCTGAAGAGCTGAACAGAACTCCTTTTTCATCAGTCGAGCTGGCTTTAATGGTGACCACCTGTCTGGATCTCAGATGTGAGACTTTTACCTGAATGGGTTCGTCGTACAAACATCTGGCACTCGGGAGCAGCCTCAGTCTGACTTGAGAGCTCATCTCTTCTGcggaaaaacatatttagatcaTTGATGAGTAAAGTCTCATTTACCCGCACAGGGTTTACCCAtatgggtgctgcaggttttgggttgtctggacTATTGGAGGGTCATATTAGCGAAGAGGAGTGGCTGGTTCAAGGTTCGTCTTAACGGGAGAACAGGTCTGTATTACAGTTCCCGTTAGGCCTATGGCCACCTCAAGAGACATCATGAAACTGGAATGTATCATTGTCATGAGTGTGGTAACTATATCATAAAGCAACCccctctcagtaaaatgcgtacatattccacgactttgcactctgaaatactgtgtataatatacgccaaacacgctttttgcgtgcatatgatacgcaatggtagagaataggtggcgccggcgtacaatatacacgactttttaggtttcgttttgatcacgtggtcagaaatcctccggctcttttctaaatgacgtcgttcctggttaaggttaggattacggttatggttaggattagagaagcaaattgttcgtttgtggggctgtctgtgatgctcacgcctccaccaggggacgtgtcaatcgtggaaaacacatttaaacacgtttaggaccgcgcgtattatatgcacgcaaaaaccggttttggcgtatattatacacggtatttcccaaatcctggaatatgtacgcattttactgagactgggctgcatAAAGTATTAGTAAGGCTAATGTCAATTGCACTTCTAACATATGGACACTGTTGGCATGATTCAAGCATTAGACAGGCACTGTTGTATGGTGTccttatgccacactctagACATTAGGGGAAGCAGGGAAAGTTTGCTTAACTGAATAGTAACTGAATAGTACCTGAATAGTACCCTTCCTAGTCTGCAGAATTTCGGAAGGtgggggttgaaaaaaaaagtccatacCACACACCTGAGTCTCAATTACTTAATCTTTACTTTCCGTTGTGTCTTGTCTCAAGtgtcaaaaaaaagacaagtcaaATTAtaaagagacatgttaaacgtaaaactaaatcaattagtttttattagtttattctATAACACCAACAAGAGCAGTTGTGACCAATACTGCATTCTCACAGAATTCGATTCAGGCATTAAATTCATATATATGTACATACGTAGTATTACCACCTTATACGGAAAACACCCAGTCTATGTGGAAACTGCAATTTTCTCAATCGCCATCGCCTCTTCTAATCACTCTAATTTAATGTTAAACGGTGCGATATACGCACCATTCACTGCCGTAGAATTCCAATCACAGATTATATTATCTTGTGTCACATTTCGTAGCGATTTTAGTGAATTACTTACAATGTTGCCTTGTGACTTAAACAATTACAAATTGCtttgaagcaaaaacacacTCCCACAATACATGGAAGAAGATCAGGTTCATTTACTTTGAGGATGTCAACAAAAGCGTCAGTAAtggcttctccatgtttagatTTATGAGATCTTTCAGAGACTCTCTCCATACTGCgaggttcaccatctactgcaggaggtGCGTCTGAATGACGGCTGCTTTCCTCTGTACTTTGACTGTGTTTGACGACCTGCTCTCCCACACTGGTTTGAGGAGGACATATTgccaaaattcagatttttttcaacactGCACTTCACACAAATGATGCCACTGCCAGACTGACGCACCACCCTGGATATTCAACTTACGCTGCAGGACCTGTGGTCGCATTAGTATTGACTTACTGTTGAAACGGATCTGAATGCAGCTTCAGGCATAAACTTTACTCAGGGAAGTAAAATAAGGCAGTCTCATCTGACCTCAGATGAATAATAAACTAGAAAGGTTTtccagtaaaataaaactctttttctATTCAATGTGTAATGAATAGTTTTGTTAGTGTTTTCTTCAATATAATTGAATGAATAAGTTACCAggttttttgtaataaatgaaGAAGCATGAGGTAAAAGAGTGACATGACGTTGTTCATCCCAGAATCCACAATCCATCACTAAATGgatcaattcaattaaaattcCAGAGTAATTTATCAACATAATGTTTGCAGAATGTGTCTATGTGTGCCCATGTGTGTAAGGCTGCTTGTCACTCATTATTCTTCTTCCTCAAACAAAGCACGTGCAAAAAGGACaaggaaaaacatgttcaaataaACTTCAGAATTATGGCTGCGTAATTTGACTCGAGAGAAGAATGCTcgtaaaacacaaaacatgatgaaaagaaaaaacaaaatcagtagAATCGCTCTTTTTGCCTAAAAATCTATCTGTCCCCAGATGACCAATTAAAAGTAAAGAAGTTCTCTCTATAcctctaaaaatattaaatatttttcttttcctattaATATTCCATGGGGAGAGCAAGGTtgaagaaaatacacaaaaaatatttaaacattaataAGCAAACAGAACTGTTGTAAAATATcatgaatgttttacaaaacTATTCAACATTTTAGCTTGCATAGAGTTTGTATTGTACTGCACAGGAATAAAGTCCAGAATAAAATCGTAAACATACCAACAATGTCTTTCTGTTGAAAACCAGAGACATAAGCAAGGAGAAAAGGATTAGAGGCACTGAGAACCCCACCAATGCCTTTTATTTGTTCCTGACACAAGTGGGACGAGGTGGTTGAATTAACCCTTTCCCTGCCGTGTCGTGTTGGCAGGAGAGGGAAGGGCGCTACTAGAGATTTTAGGccccatgaaaataatttttgcagGGCCCCTAACACAGCAGCAAAATGTGCTGATGCAGGTTTACATAAAATGATGCATTATGATGGTATTTTTCACTATCATTATCATCTTTGTGTCTTAATAACATGACAATTGACATGTACAGAAGGGGGAAAAACtaagcagtctgaatacaataaCATTTATGTATAATGTAAATTTATTTCATATATTCACAGCAGAACTGATTCTTAAATAAGAAATACAGTTTTGCATGAAAACATAATTGATAActagtgaagataaaaaaaaaactcagtacaAAAAGCAGCATCAAGATACAAAATGGCCATATATGGTTCatcttcatttaaataaaactaaacttatGAACAAATAGCAAATGAGTAAGTCAAGCTGTAAAAAGTCTTCAAGGGGTATTGTTAATGTAGCACGATTTATCTAagcacttttattaaaaaaaataataataattaaacacCTTATTTTTGATGAATTAGGTTCtctaaaagtaatttttaaaaaatacttttaaaactccaaatttttcaacaaaaatgattttgctGTACTACAATATTCATTtccaaaaactcatttttaataaattaattcaaacaaaaatgtcagacaCGCCCACTCTGTAACCGACCTGGACTAGTCTGGACTTGTTCTGCACGTGCTCTCAAAGAGCTGCCTTTGTGGACTTTGTTGGAAATGTTGCTGGGATAAAAGGTATGTACGGttctgtgttgttgttttttttggtttcatatttattttgacatatGCTGTCTGTCTTAAACAAAAAGGGTATTTCTTTAGCTCCATTTCAGTTTATTGGTTAAAGCAATAGCTTCTCTAAACTcagttagctttagcattacaTTAACACTGTGCTCAATGACGCTTTTAGTCTCTAGGTTAATTattaattaagcaaaaaatcATAGTGtgaaacaaattttatttttcagttgttttgttttgtccagCTCCCATGAAACAATATACAATTTACTGATATTTGATATCATCACGTTAAAATGGAGATGAGATCTGGGCATTAGGATCTACTTCACATTTTGATAATTGACAGTGTATTGAAAGGTATGCAAACATTTTCGTCAAATGACGTGTGGCTTCCTCTTTGGGAGCAGCGACAGAATGTTTTAGTCTGCTCCATAACTCCTCAGGGCCGGCATTTAAAATAGACAGAATTAACAACTCAGCAGGTGCATAGATGC from Oryzias melastigma strain HK-1 linkage group LG12, ASM292280v2, whole genome shotgun sequence carries:
- the LOC112162957 gene encoding acyl-coenzyme A thioesterase 3 isoform X2, which translates into the protein MSSQVRLRLLPSARCLYDEPIQVKVSHLRSRQVVTIKASSTDEKGVLFSSSATYRADGNGDIDLVRDASLSGSYAGVEPMGLLRTLKPHTLNTLFMKEKALEPLMVKFSVHDEEEQDQILAEETNERLLMADGVSRVSVKEGSFRGVLFTPPGTGPFPAVLDLSTIMSERRAALLANKGFVVLTLPVFQEKLGNLKMLHLDPFEEAIIFLLQQPKVDGDGMYKEGERPAIPTPRPPPGQQLQPGPPNTRAVKRDHPTGNPAKHPDQGMWGRRRGPPHPRPGRHRNTESAGPSPARREVPPPQQEGQRGAPPPERLPTPEEQPTTTLQRRASLRPTLGTSQGPPRETHPHAPDNCPPPP
- the LOC112162957 gene encoding acyl-coenzyme A thioesterase 3 isoform X1; this translates as MSSQVRLRLLPSARCLYDEPIQVKVSHLRSRQVVTIKASSTDEKGVLFSSSATYRADGNGDIDLVRDASLSGSYAGVEPMGLLRTLKPHTLNTLFMKEKALEPLMVKFSVHDEEEQDQILAEETNERLLMADGVSRVSVKEGSFRGVLFTPPGTGPFPAVLDLSTIMSERRAALLANKGFVVLTLPVFQEKLGNLKMLHLDPFEEAIIFLLQQPKVGSKRIGIIARSKAADVALSLAAFVPGVEAVVWINGCSANTAFPLFYKKRQILPALKVDTKKFIPTQSGAVIAKYAMDDPLKEENRATVIPIEQANTNFLFVASEDDLNWDCNIYKMEMEERLKRHGKKNFESMCYPRAGHMLEPPYTPFCPSSVNMFVKMQIMWGGEPRAHAAAEVHLWKKIQEFLRSHVSCDPVQLTDLN